One part of the Rutidosis leptorrhynchoides isolate AG116_Rl617_1_P2 chromosome 1, CSIRO_AGI_Rlap_v1, whole genome shotgun sequence genome encodes these proteins:
- the LOC139881405 gene encoding calmodulin-binding protein 25-like, whose product MASSNNLATIEPWMFRTTTTDSLYPDAFARETESALTKALQQSFFNHQTEQFVPSVSYPNFTVNQNEYCSISNTNNTGTASVSTVTVSGSGSEPETPRSKHRGKNNLGLSGKNAKRKPRGSKKSLTTFIQADPGNFRQMVQQVTGVKFEGKESRGQFPVKPEPVRQPFINKLQGLLPTLDTSAYLLDHQSDNTQHQRLQSVFSQSPAMNLVADNGGARNNFYSFSSFPTLESSL is encoded by the coding sequence ATGGCCTCATCTAATAATTTAGCAACAATTGAACCATGGATGTTTCGAACCACAACCACCGATTCATTGTACCCGGATGCTTTTGCTCGTGAAACCGAATCCGCCTTAACAAAAGCTTTACAACAGTCGTTTTTTAATCATCAAACAGAACAATTCGTTCCAAGTGTTAGTTATCCTAATTTTACAGTGAATCAGAATGAGTATTGcagtattagtaatactaataatactggtACTGCATCTGTTTCGACTGTGACAGTTTCGGGTTCTGGTTCAGAACCCGAAACCCCTAGATCTAAACACCGAGGAAAAAATAATCTCGGTTTGAGTGGTAAAAATGCAAAAAGGAAACCGCGCGGGTCGAAAAAATCGTTGACGACTTTTATTCAAGCCGACCCGGGTAATTTTAGGCAAATGGTGCAACAAGTGACCGGAGTAAAATTTGAAGGAAAAGAAAGCAGGGGACAGTTTCCGGTGAAACCGGAACCTGTTCGACAACCATTTATTAATAAATTGCAAGGGTTGTTACCAACTTTGGATACTTCGGCTTATTTACTTGATCATCAAAGTGACAATACTCAACATCAAAGGTTACAATCTGTGTTTTCCCAATCTCCGGCGATGAATTTAGTGGCGGATAACGGTGGTGCTCGAAATAATTTTTACTCGTTTTCTAGCTTTCCTACCCTAGAATCATCACTTTGA